Proteins found in one Actinokineospora alba genomic segment:
- a CDS encoding PAAR domain-containing protein, giving the protein MSKPAAKLGDQVRGTDIHVVMVPAGSGTAPKPTSMPFNGIITTGCVPTVLICGKPAAVVGSVAVNTPPHVPTGGTFQTPPTNQGTVMVGSKTVIVGGKAAARAGDKVLTCNDPAPAPTGTVVVPACTVMVGD; this is encoded by the coding sequence ATGAGCAAGCCGGCCGCCAAACTGGGTGACCAAGTCCGCGGCACGGATATTCACGTCGTCATGGTCCCCGCAGGAAGTGGCACCGCGCCGAAGCCGACGTCGATGCCGTTCAACGGGATTATCACCACTGGCTGCGTCCCGACGGTCTTGATCTGTGGGAAACCGGCGGCGGTAGTGGGAAGCGTGGCGGTCAACACCCCGCCGCATGTGCCGACCGGCGGCACATTCCAAACACCACCGACCAACCAAGGCACTGTGATGGTGGGCAGCAAGACGGTGATCGTCGGTGGAAAAGCAGCCGCACGGGCCGGCGACAAAGTCTTGACCTGCAATGATCCCGCGCCCGCGCCGACTGGAACAGTGGTCGTGCCCGCGTGCACCGTGATGGTTGGCGATTGA
- a CDS encoding dihydrofolate reductase family protein, whose translation MRKLVYGMNVTLDGYIAAPGDDIGWSGPSDELFQWWLDQERASGLTLYGRKLWETMSSYWPTGDQQPEATPAEMEFARNWRDTPKVVFSSTIDSVDWNTRLVTGDAVTEITRLKAEDGAPMSIGGATLAGAAMRAGLIDEYLLAAHPVMVGGGTPFFTALDSWVNLNLVETRRFPGGVVLTRYEKRR comes from the coding sequence ATGCGGAAACTGGTCTACGGCATGAACGTGACCCTGGACGGCTACATCGCCGCGCCCGGTGACGACATCGGTTGGAGCGGGCCGAGCGACGAGCTGTTCCAGTGGTGGCTCGACCAGGAGCGGGCGAGCGGCCTGACGCTGTACGGGCGCAAGCTCTGGGAGACGATGAGCTCCTACTGGCCGACCGGCGACCAGCAGCCCGAAGCGACCCCGGCGGAGATGGAGTTCGCGCGGAACTGGCGGGACACGCCGAAGGTGGTGTTCTCCTCGACGATCGACAGTGTCGACTGGAACACCCGCCTGGTCACTGGCGACGCGGTCACCGAGATCACCCGGCTCAAGGCCGAGGACGGCGCCCCGATGAGCATCGGCGGCGCCACGCTCGCAGGCGCCGCCATGCGGGCCGGGCTGATCGATGAGTACCTGCTGGCCGCCCACCCGGTGATGGTGGGCGGCGGCACGCCGTTCTTCACCGCGCTCGACAGCTGGGTGAACCTGAACCTGGTGGAGACGCGGAGGTTCCCCGGCGGCGTGGTGCTGACCAGGTACGAGAAGAGGCGCTGA
- a CDS encoding putative adhesin gives MVGVVIGHGSFGGPETVVVPAGLTVHFFADEGTSMVMVNLLELLKHDNPRIPMHVAKPGLAVPNYKYEPFKDHERRAITALNQYAAPQIVVGSAETPNTLMLCADVKGCPKDGPHTCDGVFGRAAKARWNYLMIFSCRYDTRANLEPTFDLMAPHGERDRSVHQALVDWVQTFVGLTNAQQDAMWAGLAPNERLRLIASDDEVREWDDCRAARAAVAAAGDPAKAAAPASTAVKIRLMRDYPEHRAAVRTGLHPDPSDAHDIATFLPLPFNDKVVWWQDLSAYEQARWMVNEDVTHWAAGFNACELFGYGLRGDRLLGLLRKLEPQALAVAKTEVALTKYLADNALHAP, from the coding sequence ATGGTGGGCGTTGTGATCGGGCATGGGTCGTTCGGCGGGCCGGAGACGGTCGTGGTGCCCGCCGGGTTGACGGTGCACTTCTTCGCCGACGAGGGGACGTCGATGGTGATGGTCAACCTCCTCGAGTTGCTCAAACACGACAACCCCAGGATCCCCATGCACGTCGCGAAGCCTGGCCTGGCAGTGCCCAACTACAAATACGAGCCCTTCAAGGACCACGAGCGGCGGGCGATCACCGCGCTCAACCAGTACGCCGCGCCGCAGATCGTCGTCGGATCCGCGGAGACACCCAACACCTTGATGCTGTGCGCGGACGTCAAGGGCTGTCCCAAGGACGGCCCGCACACCTGCGACGGCGTGTTCGGCCGCGCCGCGAAGGCGCGGTGGAACTACCTGATGATCTTCTCCTGCCGGTACGACACGCGGGCGAATCTGGAACCCACCTTCGACCTGATGGCCCCACACGGCGAGCGGGACCGGTCGGTGCACCAGGCGCTGGTCGACTGGGTGCAGACGTTCGTCGGGCTGACCAACGCTCAGCAGGACGCGATGTGGGCGGGGCTGGCCCCGAACGAGCGGCTCCGGTTGATCGCTTCCGATGACGAGGTGCGCGAGTGGGACGACTGCCGGGCCGCCCGCGCGGCGGTCGCGGCGGCGGGCGACCCCGCGAAGGCCGCCGCTCCCGCGTCCACCGCGGTCAAGATCCGGCTGATGCGCGACTACCCGGAGCACCGCGCCGCCGTCCGAACCGGGCTGCACCCAGACCCGTCCGACGCCCACGACATCGCGACGTTCCTGCCTCTGCCGTTCAACGACAAGGTCGTCTGGTGGCAGGACCTGTCGGCCTATGAGCAAGCGCGGTGGATGGTGAATGAGGACGTCACGCACTGGGCCGCCGGGTTCAACGCCTGCGAGCTGTTCGGCTACGGCCTGCGCGGTGACCGACTCCTGGGACTGCTGCGCAAGCTCGAACCGCAGGCCCTGGCGGTGGCCAAGACCGAGGTGGCGTTGACCAAATACCTCGCCGACAACGCCCTCCACGCACCCTGA
- a CDS encoding response regulator transcription factor: MRVLLIEENQYLSDWVVGVLARHASLLTVASSGKEAIAALAVDPYQVVILNPAVPRGHLHDLCGQLRVTDPFAQLLALVVQPHTDEQIARLGRLDVDGFLTIPCPAPELVARVRAAVRRTADRVERADLVVESKNHEVRREGRVIPLAKKEFALLIALMRANGAVLSVEQLKRRTRHLGPWRVRQTVMTLRRKLGEPEVIRSVRGFGYRFERFVPGDSRSGDLVSCGSRLPS, translated from the coding sequence ATGCGAGTGCTCCTGATTGAAGAAAATCAGTACTTGTCCGACTGGGTGGTCGGCGTGCTGGCCCGACACGCCTCTCTTCTCACCGTCGCGTCGAGCGGCAAAGAAGCCATCGCCGCGCTGGCGGTCGACCCATACCAGGTCGTCATCCTGAATCCGGCTGTTCCACGTGGACACCTTCACGACTTGTGCGGCCAGTTGCGGGTAACGGATCCGTTCGCCCAGTTGCTCGCGCTCGTCGTCCAGCCACATACCGATGAGCAGATCGCCCGGCTTGGCAGGCTCGACGTCGACGGTTTCCTCACTATCCCGTGTCCCGCGCCGGAGCTTGTCGCCCGCGTTCGGGCCGCCGTTCGTCGCACGGCCGACCGGGTCGAGCGGGCCGACCTCGTCGTGGAATCCAAGAACCATGAAGTCCGCAGGGAGGGCAGGGTCATTCCGCTGGCGAAGAAGGAGTTCGCGTTGTTGATCGCGCTGATGCGTGCGAATGGCGCCGTGCTCAGCGTCGAACAGTTGAAGCGGCGAACCCGGCACTTGGGCCCTTGGCGGGTTCGGCAGACCGTGATGACGCTGCGCCGCAAGCTGGGCGAACCAGAGGTGATCCGAAGTGTGCGTGGCTTCGGTTACCGCTTCGAGCGGTTCGTTCCAGGCGATTCCCGCTCAGGTGACCTGGTGTCCTGTGGTTCGCGCTTGCCGAGTTGA
- a CDS encoding carbohydrate ABC transporter permease, which yields MTASTTAPGAGIITPAPGPPARPRKKKAHTGHGAWPVLFVGPLVLGIAVFYLWPIVRTAYFSFTEWGVFGGSTWVGLENYERLLSDPELGRAALNTLIYTGVVVLGVPIGLVLAALLNRPGLRGATLYRTLFFLPYVAMPVAVAQVWKIIYNGDYGVLNWALGLVGIEGTYWVSTPGWSLIATAVLGLWLSLGFNIIILSAALKNVPRDLYEAAALDGASPMRQFLSITIPMVGRSVFFLTVVTVIAGLQLFDLLYTLVGTANPVMRDTKSLVYLFWEASFPDNEKGYGAAIAIAILVITACVTAVQFLLQRKWVHDV from the coding sequence ATGACGGCGTCCACGACGGCGCCCGGGGCGGGGATCATCACCCCCGCCCCGGGTCCCCCGGCCCGGCCGCGCAAGAAGAAGGCGCACACCGGCCACGGGGCGTGGCCGGTACTGTTCGTCGGGCCGCTGGTGTTGGGCATCGCGGTGTTCTACCTGTGGCCGATCGTCCGCACGGCCTACTTCAGCTTCACCGAGTGGGGTGTGTTCGGCGGGTCCACGTGGGTCGGCCTCGAGAACTACGAGCGGCTGCTCTCCGACCCGGAGCTGGGCCGTGCCGCGCTCAACACGCTCATCTACACCGGGGTCGTGGTGCTCGGCGTGCCCATCGGGCTGGTCCTGGCCGCCTTGCTGAACCGTCCCGGACTGCGCGGCGCGACCCTGTACCGGACGCTGTTCTTCCTGCCGTACGTGGCCATGCCGGTCGCCGTCGCGCAGGTGTGGAAGATCATCTACAACGGTGACTACGGCGTCCTCAACTGGGCGCTCGGCCTGGTCGGGATCGAAGGCACCTACTGGGTGTCGACACCGGGCTGGTCGCTGATCGCCACCGCTGTCCTGGGATTGTGGCTGTCCCTCGGGTTCAACATCATCATCCTGTCGGCGGCGCTGAAGAACGTTCCCCGCGACCTGTACGAGGCGGCCGCCTTGGACGGTGCGTCGCCCATGCGGCAATTCCTGTCCATCACGATCCCGATGGTCGGCCGGTCGGTGTTCTTCCTGACCGTCGTGACGGTGATCGCGGGCCTGCAGCTGTTCGACCTGCTCTACACGCTCGTCGGCACGGCGAACCCGGTGATGCGGGACACGAAGTCACTGGTCTACCTGTTCTGGGAGGCCTCTTTCCCGGACAACGAGAAGGGCTACGGCGCCGCGATCGCGATCGCCATCCTGGTGATCACCGCCTGCGTCACCGCCGTCCAGTTCCTCCTGCAACGCAAGTGGGTGCACGATGTCTGA
- a CDS encoding GNAT family N-acetyltransferase — protein sequence MVKSSTGLDDFTIVPENSGSAIPLDFHECGRVRVRPLKEGDREQFLDAARSSASLTAPWSYVMCDDRDFWNILAQVELGLETAFISVDRDDRGIAGKFTVYNVLRGSSQSAMLGYNAFLPYAGTGRTWEALVLIVDTCFAAAPHGLELHRLEINCEPENARSIALARRLGFRHEGRSPRFQLLNGRWRDCEKFALTAEEWVPLRCCRPVTSQDPDPR from the coding sequence ATGGTCAAATCATCCACCGGTCTGGACGATTTTACTATCGTCCCCGAGAATAGTGGTTCCGCTATCCCGCTTGACTTTCACGAGTGTGGTCGCGTCCGGGTTCGACCCCTGAAGGAAGGTGACCGGGAGCAATTCTTGGACGCCGCCCGCAGCAGTGCGAGCCTCACCGCACCATGGAGTTATGTCATGTGCGATGACCGCGACTTCTGGAACATCCTCGCCCAAGTCGAATTGGGACTGGAAACGGCATTCATATCCGTCGATCGCGACGATCGCGGTATCGCGGGGAAATTCACCGTGTACAACGTGCTACGAGGTTCGTCGCAATCCGCCATGTTGGGATACAACGCATTCCTACCGTACGCGGGAACCGGTCGGACATGGGAAGCCCTGGTCCTCATCGTCGACACGTGTTTCGCGGCCGCACCCCATGGGCTGGAGTTGCACCGTCTTGAGATCAACTGCGAGCCGGAGAACGCTCGTTCGATCGCCTTGGCGCGACGACTCGGCTTTCGGCATGAGGGCAGGTCCCCGCGGTTCCAACTGCTGAACGGGCGCTGGCGCGACTGTGAGAAGTTCGCTCTGACCGCCGAGGAGTGGGTTCCGCTGCGTTGCTGTCGGCCGGTAACCAGTCAAGATCCAGATCCGAGGTAG
- a CDS encoding carbohydrate ABC transporter permease — MSEPAAINRGRTWPTHVVLSVGAATMVFPFAWQIILSLSTQSEATSATPTFPAAPNLDNYALVFERLPFLSQFWVSVLITVLRTVAQLVLCSMAGYAFARMRFRGRDALLAVTLSVLMVPSQVYLIPQYEIVESMQWLNTVQGVVAPGLFSAFGTFLMRQFFASLPIELEEAARLDGCNPFQVFWRVMLPLTRPGLVALAIITVLWSWNDLLWPLVVTTDGTRMPLSVGLASLQGERSTQIPLVMAASLLAMAPILVLFITLQRRVIEGIAHTGLK; from the coding sequence ATGTCTGAGCCCGCCGCCATCAACCGCGGCCGAACCTGGCCCACCCACGTGGTCCTCTCGGTCGGCGCGGCGACCATGGTGTTCCCGTTCGCGTGGCAGATCATCCTGAGCCTGTCCACGCAGAGCGAGGCGACGAGCGCGACCCCGACGTTCCCGGCCGCGCCCAATTTGGACAACTACGCGCTCGTCTTCGAGCGGTTGCCGTTCCTGTCCCAGTTCTGGGTGTCCGTGCTGATCACCGTGCTCCGCACCGTCGCCCAACTGGTCCTGTGCTCGATGGCGGGCTACGCGTTCGCCCGGATGCGGTTCCGCGGCCGCGACGCGCTGCTCGCGGTGACGTTGTCGGTCCTCATGGTGCCCAGCCAGGTCTACCTGATCCCGCAGTACGAGATCGTCGAGTCGATGCAGTGGCTGAACACGGTGCAGGGCGTGGTCGCCCCCGGCTTGTTCAGCGCGTTCGGCACGTTCCTGATGCGCCAGTTCTTCGCGTCGCTGCCCATCGAACTGGAGGAAGCGGCCCGCCTCGACGGCTGCAACCCGTTCCAGGTGTTCTGGCGGGTGATGCTGCCGCTCACCCGGCCCGGGCTCGTCGCACTGGCCATCATCACCGTGCTGTGGTCGTGGAACGACCTCCTGTGGCCCCTCGTCGTCACCACCGACGGCACGAGGATGCCGCTGTCGGTCGGCCTGGCGTCGCTGCAGGGTGAGCGCAGCACCCAGATCCCGCTGGTGATGGCGGCGAGCCTGCTGGCGATGGCGCCCATCCTGGTCCTGTTCATCACCCTGCAGCGCCGGGTCATCGAGGGAATCGCGCACACCGGTCTGAAGTAG
- a CDS encoding ROK family transcriptional regulator, producing MLRATTPRGRCLEGLRDARVATIRELAARTGLSRPTVEALIGDFEAEGLVDTDVTPAPPSSGGGRPARRYRFRAERHHVVGLDLSDVRQRVAIANLAGDIVHTDLDGPASPRTGTADLTALRDHVARAFEAARLPLRTLAGLTVAVPGIVGGDGRLSHSPAVREWQDVDMASRLTELFGCPVTVENDLVLAAGAEATLGASQFADTSLYLLTWFHVSARLVIGGRVHVGRHHQAGELLALRVLAGPVRGDEGPWTHVEAADARLAAGGPDGLQLAEELTDRMALAVGGLLAAVDPDLVVLGGRLGRYADLLVPMLRPKVAAQLNLSFEYPIVGHALGELDVSLGGVLRSFDTVGAALLRSPDVSTPAISPRPVPSPERTHA from the coding sequence ATGCTGAGGGCGACGACACCGAGGGGGCGCTGCCTGGAGGGGCTGCGCGACGCGCGGGTCGCGACCATCCGGGAGCTGGCCGCGCGCACCGGGCTGTCCCGGCCCACGGTCGAGGCGCTGATCGGTGACTTCGAGGCCGAGGGCTTGGTGGACACCGACGTCACGCCCGCGCCGCCCAGCTCCGGCGGCGGCAGGCCCGCCCGGCGGTACCGCTTCCGAGCCGAGCGCCACCACGTCGTCGGGCTGGATCTGTCCGACGTCCGCCAGCGGGTGGCGATCGCCAACCTGGCAGGCGACATCGTGCACACCGACCTCGACGGGCCTGCCAGCCCGCGCACGGGCACCGCGGACCTCACTGCCCTGCGCGACCATGTCGCGCGGGCGTTCGAGGCGGCCCGGCTCCCCCTCAGGACGCTGGCGGGGCTCACCGTTGCCGTGCCCGGCATCGTCGGCGGCGACGGCAGGCTCTCGCACTCCCCCGCCGTGCGGGAGTGGCAGGACGTTGACATGGCGAGTCGGCTGACCGAGCTGTTCGGCTGCCCGGTCACGGTGGAGAACGACCTCGTGCTCGCCGCGGGCGCCGAAGCCACGCTCGGCGCCTCCCAGTTCGCCGACACGAGCCTGTACCTGCTCACCTGGTTCCACGTCTCCGCCCGGCTCGTCATCGGTGGGCGGGTGCACGTCGGCCGCCACCACCAGGCGGGAGAACTGCTGGCACTGCGGGTTCTCGCCGGGCCGGTGCGCGGTGACGAGGGGCCGTGGACGCACGTCGAGGCGGCGGACGCGCGGCTCGCGGCCGGTGGGCCGGACGGGCTCCAACTCGCCGAGGAGCTGACCGACCGGATGGCTCTCGCGGTCGGCGGTCTGCTCGCCGCCGTCGACCCGGACCTCGTCGTGCTAGGTGGACGGCTCGGCCGCTACGCCGACCTGCTCGTGCCCATGTTGCGTCCCAAGGTCGCCGCGCAGCTCAACCTGTCCTTCGAGTACCCCATCGTCGGGCACGCGCTCGGCGAGCTCGACGTGTCGCTCGGCGGCGTCCTGCGGTCCTTCGACACCGTGGGCGCGGCGCTGTTGCGCAGCCCCGACGTCAGCACTCCGGCGATCAGCCCGCGCCCGGTTCCGTCGCCTGAGCGCACCCACGCGTGA
- a CDS encoding Gfo/Idh/MocA family protein, with protein MNDLTIAVIGVGARAPIAEHAVAAGATLVAAVDPDDRAADRAARWFGEVPVYRDIPELLRACPDLDAAIVTSPDHTHAEVSEQLLSAGVAVYLEKPLATTIEDADRVLAAAHASGAKLYIGHNMRHMHVVRLMREIIARGDIGEVTSIWCRHFVGHGGDFYFKDWHAERAKTTSLLLQKGAHDIDVIHWLAGGVTRQVVAMGDLTVYGRVDSRRDNGDRTMRDWFSLDNWPPLAQTDLNETIDVEDLSMVLMRLDNGVLASYQQCHYTPDYWRNYTVIGTEGRIENFGDSAGGVVRVWNKRTGYRPEGDQSYPIVGDDGGHGDADELTMTEFLRFVREGTPTDTDPVSAREAIAAGVAATRSLRTGSTPQNVPPVAPEIATYFATHQPAPPLPHH; from the coding sequence ATGAACGACCTGACCATCGCCGTCATCGGAGTGGGTGCGCGAGCACCCATCGCCGAGCACGCGGTCGCCGCGGGGGCCACCCTGGTCGCCGCGGTCGACCCGGACGACCGGGCCGCGGACCGCGCGGCGCGCTGGTTCGGCGAGGTGCCCGTGTACCGGGACATCCCGGAACTGCTGCGGGCATGCCCCGACCTGGACGCCGCGATCGTCACCAGCCCCGACCACACCCACGCCGAGGTGAGCGAGCAACTGCTCAGCGCGGGAGTCGCGGTGTATCTGGAGAAGCCGCTGGCGACCACCATCGAGGACGCCGACCGCGTGCTCGCCGCCGCGCACGCCTCGGGCGCCAAGCTCTACATCGGACACAACATGCGGCACATGCACGTCGTGCGGCTGATGCGGGAGATCATCGCCCGCGGCGACATCGGCGAGGTGACCTCGATCTGGTGCAGGCACTTCGTCGGCCACGGCGGCGACTTCTACTTCAAGGACTGGCACGCCGAACGCGCGAAGACGACGTCACTGCTGCTGCAGAAGGGCGCGCACGACATCGACGTGATCCACTGGCTGGCCGGTGGCGTCACCCGCCAGGTCGTCGCGATGGGCGACCTGACGGTCTACGGCCGCGTCGACTCGCGCCGGGACAACGGCGACCGCACCATGCGCGACTGGTTCTCCCTGGACAACTGGCCGCCGCTGGCCCAGACCGACCTCAACGAGACCATCGACGTCGAGGACCTGTCCATGGTCCTCATGCGACTGGACAACGGGGTGCTGGCCAGCTATCAGCAGTGCCACTACACCCCGGACTACTGGCGCAACTACACCGTCATCGGCACCGAGGGCCGGATCGAGAACTTCGGCGACAGCGCGGGCGGCGTGGTGCGGGTGTGGAACAAGCGCACCGGCTACCGCCCCGAAGGCGACCAGTCCTACCCGATCGTCGGCGACGACGGCGGGCACGGCGACGCCGACGAGCTGACGATGACCGAGTTCCTGCGGTTCGTCCGCGAAGGCACGCCGACCGACACCGACCCGGTCTCCGCGCGCGAGGCCATCGCCGCCGGGGTCGCCGCGACCCGGTCCCTGCGCACTGGCTCGACACCGCAGAACGTGCCCCCGGTCGCACCGGAGATCGCCACCTACTTCGCCACGCACCAACCCGCCCCTCCCCTGCCCCACCACTAG
- a CDS encoding ABC transporter substrate-binding protein: protein MKKHLAVLSALVAASVALAGCGGGSGGDSGAAAQPANPADLKAEISYGVWGENIAGAAQQVVADFNKTYPHVKVNVQVTPYKEYWTKLQTQAGSKTTPDVFWMNGPNFQLYAANKKLAPITGLVDGKKIDPAQYPKALDTLYTYEGVRYGVPKDYDTIAVFYNKKLFAEAGVAEPKSDWTVEQFVQAAKDIRAKLKAKDVFGVTAALVDGGQQTYYDTIAAAGGEVISADGKKSGFDTPEAIRGLQVWADLIAADAMPSLSQDADTPALSRFTSGRAAMFWTGSWDTKLLAESPIAADVAVAPLPRDKRQATVIHGLANVISADTKNQAAAEAFLTYLSSQEAAVTLSKLSGVISAYKGTQESFLKVLPGADLKVFLDGAENYAVPYPVSKNSSAWGKFEVDLLPDAFSGAKPVGEVAKAMADAMNKALEKE from the coding sequence ATGAAGAAGCACTTAGCCGTGCTGTCCGCCCTCGTCGCCGCGTCGGTCGCCCTGGCCGGATGCGGCGGCGGCTCCGGCGGCGACAGCGGCGCCGCCGCGCAGCCCGCCAATCCCGCCGACCTCAAGGCGGAGATCTCCTACGGGGTGTGGGGCGAGAACATCGCCGGGGCCGCCCAGCAGGTGGTCGCCGACTTCAACAAGACCTACCCGCACGTCAAGGTCAACGTCCAGGTGACGCCGTACAAGGAGTACTGGACCAAGCTGCAGACCCAGGCCGGGTCCAAGACCACGCCCGACGTGTTCTGGATGAACGGGCCGAACTTCCAGCTCTACGCCGCCAACAAGAAGCTGGCCCCGATCACCGGCCTGGTGGACGGCAAGAAGATCGACCCGGCGCAGTACCCGAAGGCGCTGGACACGCTCTACACCTACGAGGGCGTCCGCTACGGCGTGCCGAAGGACTACGACACCATCGCGGTGTTCTACAACAAGAAGCTGTTCGCGGAGGCCGGTGTCGCGGAGCCGAAGTCCGACTGGACGGTCGAGCAGTTCGTCCAGGCCGCGAAGGACATCCGCGCGAAGCTGAAGGCGAAGGACGTCTTCGGTGTGACCGCGGCACTCGTCGACGGCGGGCAGCAGACCTACTACGACACCATCGCCGCCGCGGGCGGGGAAGTCATCTCCGCCGACGGCAAGAAGTCCGGTTTCGACACCCCGGAGGCCATCCGCGGCCTGCAGGTGTGGGCGGACCTGATCGCCGCCGACGCCATGCCGTCGCTGTCGCAGGACGCCGACACCCCGGCGCTGAGCCGCTTCACCAGCGGCCGGGCCGCCATGTTCTGGACCGGCTCCTGGGACACCAAGCTCCTCGCCGAGAGCCCGATCGCCGCGGACGTGGCGGTCGCGCCGCTGCCGCGGGACAAGCGGCAGGCCACCGTCATCCACGGGTTGGCGAACGTGATCAGCGCCGACACCAAGAACCAGGCCGCCGCGGAGGCGTTCCTGACCTACCTGTCCTCGCAGGAGGCCGCGGTCACCCTCAGCAAGCTCAGCGGCGTGATCTCGGCGTACAAGGGCACCCAGGAGTCCTTCCTCAAGGTGCTTCCCGGCGCCGACCTGAAGGTCTTCCTCGACGGGGCCGAGAACTACGCGGTGCCCTACCCGGTGAGCAAGAACTCCTCGGCCTGGGGCAAGTTCGAGGTCGACCTGCTGCCCGACGCGTTCTCCGGCGCCAAGCCGGTCGGCGAGGTGGCCAAGGCGATGGCGGACGCGATGAACAAGGCGCTGGAGAAGGAATGA
- a CDS encoding Vps62-related protein, producing MRRMSALGVAVVMLAGCGPADPAPTTTAPTTPSTPKSTVPHAEAAARLAPVMWLAEGEENGPADATTHLGDAALKWAHDDGCGDDDIADPPDPGKLRHLTSPYEHQGKGGPPGCEHGGPTYQSTDDTRPHGTVLGAEGFYLDGDDDKRGGVGAAAPVYWQYIENKEKTKFGYVYWMFYPYNNARNVPSEIPIVGPGSVLAGIDYDHEGDWERVTVLTDKSDTPQGVTFNGHGHQCRLDWDEVEKSDGRPTAFSAKGTHASYPTVGYFGKIYDVTGEGERWDAAARLRPIETEPWWGYAGGWGSVGRPGLWAADRTGPAGPRPSRGPGDPWNAVPCDEGEPRVGEVVDESLVGTWRSTTAVDQPSTSKVYNAVITLRAGAVGTVVGESSYPELACSGPLRLIEAGPERAVLAEAIDKDPGSTCIKAGEVTLSVVDGGLRYAYQEKGGRVTATALLAKQ from the coding sequence ATGCGGAGGATGTCGGCGCTCGGGGTCGCGGTTGTCATGTTGGCCGGTTGCGGGCCCGCCGACCCGGCACCCACCACGACGGCGCCGACCACGCCAAGCACGCCGAAAAGCACTGTGCCGCACGCGGAAGCGGCGGCGCGGCTGGCGCCGGTGATGTGGCTGGCCGAAGGCGAGGAGAACGGGCCCGCTGACGCGACCACCCACCTCGGTGACGCCGCCCTGAAGTGGGCACACGACGACGGCTGCGGCGACGACGACATCGCCGACCCGCCGGACCCCGGGAAGCTCCGGCATCTCACCTCGCCCTACGAGCACCAAGGCAAGGGTGGCCCGCCCGGCTGCGAGCACGGCGGCCCCACCTACCAGTCGACCGACGACACCCGGCCGCACGGCACGGTGCTCGGCGCCGAGGGGTTCTACCTCGACGGCGACGACGACAAGCGGGGCGGTGTCGGCGCGGCCGCCCCGGTGTACTGGCAGTACATCGAGAACAAGGAGAAGACCAAGTTCGGCTACGTGTACTGGATGTTCTATCCCTACAACAACGCCAGGAACGTTCCGAGCGAGATCCCGATCGTCGGCCCCGGCTCCGTCTTGGCGGGCATCGACTACGACCACGAAGGCGACTGGGAGCGCGTCACCGTGCTCACCGACAAGTCCGACACCCCGCAGGGCGTCACCTTCAACGGCCACGGACACCAGTGCAGGCTCGACTGGGATGAGGTGGAGAAGTCCGACGGCAGGCCGACGGCGTTCTCCGCCAAGGGAACCCACGCCTCGTACCCGACCGTCGGCTACTTCGGCAAGATCTACGACGTGACCGGCGAGGGCGAACGCTGGGACGCCGCCGCGCGCCTGCGGCCGATCGAGACCGAGCCGTGGTGGGGGTACGCGGGCGGCTGGGGCTCGGTCGGCAGGCCGGGCCTGTGGGCCGCCGATCGCACCGGACCGGCGGGGCCCCGGCCCAGCCGCGGACCCGGCGACCCGTGGAACGCGGTGCCCTGTGACGAGGGCGAGCCGCGGGTGGGCGAGGTCGTCGACGAGAGTCTCGTCGGGACCTGGCGGTCCACCACCGCGGTCGACCAGCCGAGCACGTCCAAGGTCTACAACGCGGTGATCACCCTGCGCGCCGGCGCGGTCGGCACCGTGGTCGGCGAATCCTCCTACCCCGAACTCGCGTGTTCCGGGCCGCTGCGCCTGATCGAGGCGGGCCCGGAGCGGGCGGTGCTCGCCGAGGCAATCGACAAGGACCCAGGCAGCACCTGCATCAAGGCGGGTGAGGTCACGCTGAGCGTGGTCGACGGCGGGCTGCGCTACGCCTACCAGGAAAAGGGCGGCCGGGTCACCGCGACCGCCCTGCTCGCCAAGCAGTAG